From Spirosoma aerolatum, one genomic window encodes:
- a CDS encoding amidase: protein MSQYIYQSATELAAMIREGKASSVAIVQAHLDQIKKHNHTINALISIFEEEALQEAFQCDLEAQEGRFRGPLHGVPVTIKEMFWIKGKSSNLNSRILKFFVAPADAVIVDRIKKSGAIILGQTNVPRYILDYQVNGDIYPEGKNPYNTEYTPGGSTGGGAAALASGFTPLELGGDFGGSARVPSNFCGLYGLKPTDKTVPLFGNWPLPKNAKSFIIHMFQGSPLARTVDDLELLWKVIVGPHESDRTIPDISWKPSVKQSLREYRIAWADGWPGHEASAQIQKAVQSVADTLVSQGAKVEKKIPDETLYNESLSTFAGLFPYVIAQYMPWILRQLFKWSLLLGILKGVKKESPELVKAMKKAFRMKARHYGEMLFQKSQITERWEHFFEAYDFLICPVAYGPAYKRCKLGSRITYDGKEMIYNNYVWPYVAGFSATGHPCLTIPLGLGKEGLPIGVQVVGKYWSEPELIQFGKLISPLTKGFVKPEGY from the coding sequence ATGAGTCAGTACATTTATCAGTCGGCTACAGAATTAGCAGCTATGATTCGTGAAGGAAAAGCGTCAAGTGTAGCCATCGTACAAGCGCATTTAGATCAGATCAAAAAACATAACCATACTATAAATGCACTCATTTCTATTTTTGAAGAAGAAGCTCTACAGGAAGCCTTTCAGTGTGATCTGGAAGCCCAAGAAGGTCGATTCAGAGGGCCGCTGCATGGCGTTCCTGTCACTATAAAAGAGATGTTTTGGATTAAGGGCAAAAGCAGCAATCTGAACTCCAGAATACTTAAGTTTTTTGTTGCTCCGGCCGATGCCGTGATTGTTGACCGAATAAAAAAGAGTGGTGCTATTATTCTTGGGCAAACCAATGTGCCGAGGTATATACTCGACTATCAGGTAAATGGTGATATCTATCCGGAAGGTAAGAATCCGTACAATACTGAGTATACGCCCGGCGGAAGTACAGGTGGAGGGGCTGCGGCTTTAGCGTCGGGCTTTACTCCTTTGGAATTAGGAGGTGACTTTGGTGGTTCAGCGCGTGTGCCTTCTAATTTCTGCGGATTGTATGGTTTAAAACCTACCGACAAAACCGTTCCATTATTTGGGAATTGGCCACTGCCCAAAAACGCGAAGTCGTTTATTATTCATATGTTTCAGGGGAGCCCACTAGCCCGAACCGTTGATGATCTTGAGTTGCTCTGGAAAGTAATTGTTGGCCCTCACGAGAGCGATCGTACTATTCCAGATATAAGCTGGAAACCATCAGTCAAACAATCACTTCGTGAATACCGGATTGCCTGGGCCGACGGATGGCCTGGGCATGAAGCCAGTGCGCAAATACAAAAGGCGGTGCAATCCGTGGCCGATACCTTAGTGAGCCAGGGAGCGAAGGTTGAAAAGAAGATTCCCGATGAAACGCTGTATAATGAATCGCTTTCAACCTTCGCGGGCTTATTTCCTTATGTAATTGCCCAGTATATGCCCTGGATTCTCAGGCAGTTATTTAAATGGTCATTGCTCCTGGGCATTCTGAAAGGGGTAAAAAAAGAGTCGCCTGAGTTGGTAAAGGCAATGAAAAAAGCCTTCAGGATGAAAGCGCGCCATTATGGAGAGATGCTGTTTCAAAAAAGCCAGATCACAGAACGGTGGGAACACTTTTTCGAAGCATACGATTTCCTGATTTGTCCCGTTGCCTATGGGCCTGCTTATAAGCGCTGTAAGCTGGGAAGCCGAATTACGTATGATGGCAAAGAAATGATTTATAACAATTATGTTTGGCCTTATGTGGCTGGTTTTAGTGCTACAGGTCATCCCTGCCTGACAATTCCCTTAGGATTGGGAAAAGAGGGGTTGCCAATTGGGGTGCAGGTTGTTGGTAAATACTGGAGTGAACCTGAGTTGATTCAGTTTGGCAAACTAATCAGCCCGCTTACGAAAGGTTTTGTTAAGCCCGAAGGCTATTAA
- a CDS encoding metallophosphoesterase: MATMHNHPTITDVSAYGKDIFVVSDLHLASGKQQDGCFSGTENFFYDATFARWLTHISEQRPKPAILLINGDFVDFLRVTEIPQTEADFLAWHQLLATLGVNKSAQELKESISEKETIYGLKTNDYKSVWKLRLVAEGHTELYIALRRWLSYGNQLWIMTGNHDLEWHWPLVQQCLRNQIYEAVALSTSASQQEEPIRFFDDCLLIDGQIYVEHGHRYDIYSQVRGKPVLAGGEELTIPFGSFLNRYLLNRIELDYPFLDNIRPTTNVLPLLIRERFSLALKLLLHHLPFVLRIIPKHYYAYVLRQFLPLLIAIGVPLGVGVWTIGYQILHHQVSWATVRQAAIWLAAAYVLGRVAGSLLMTEPDNLFPEALKIFKANKGIRLITFGHTHTPAQSRWHMNLFVNTGTWIPIIENSSAAIRFDRTFTFLHIPMTPAVNWDALLLERWNDDALRTEPMTLINKR, translated from the coding sequence ATGGCTACTATGCATAACCACCCAACCATAACAGACGTATCGGCTTACGGTAAGGATATTTTTGTTGTCAGTGATTTACACCTGGCATCGGGCAAACAGCAAGACGGCTGCTTCTCTGGTACCGAAAACTTCTTTTATGACGCCACGTTTGCACGCTGGCTAACCCATATTTCAGAACAACGGCCCAAACCTGCCATTTTGCTCATTAATGGCGATTTTGTTGATTTTCTTCGGGTCACGGAAATACCTCAAACGGAGGCAGATTTTTTGGCATGGCATCAGTTATTAGCTACACTCGGAGTAAACAAGTCGGCGCAGGAACTAAAAGAGTCTATTTCGGAAAAAGAAACTATATATGGCCTGAAAACGAACGATTATAAATCCGTGTGGAAACTCCGGCTAGTAGCCGAAGGGCATACCGAACTCTATATTGCTTTGCGGAGGTGGTTAAGTTACGGAAATCAGCTATGGATCATGACTGGAAATCATGATCTCGAATGGCACTGGCCACTCGTTCAACAGTGTTTGCGGAATCAGATTTATGAAGCCGTTGCCTTATCAACTTCTGCATCGCAACAGGAGGAGCCTATTCGTTTTTTCGATGATTGCCTGCTGATCGACGGCCAGATCTATGTGGAGCATGGTCATCGCTACGATATATACAGCCAGGTCCGTGGCAAGCCCGTTCTGGCAGGTGGTGAGGAGTTGACTATTCCGTTTGGTTCTTTCCTGAATCGATACCTGCTAAACCGAATCGAACTGGATTATCCTTTCCTGGACAATATACGCCCTACCACCAATGTATTACCCTTGCTGATCCGGGAACGATTTTCACTGGCTCTAAAACTACTGCTGCATCATTTACCATTTGTGTTACGGATTATTCCCAAGCATTATTACGCCTATGTGCTCCGGCAGTTTCTGCCTCTGCTTATTGCCATTGGTGTACCCCTGGGCGTTGGTGTCTGGACAATCGGTTACCAGATCCTACACCACCAGGTATCCTGGGCTACTGTAAGACAGGCGGCTATCTGGCTGGCTGCTGCCTATGTTCTGGGGCGTGTGGCTGGCAGCTTGTTAATGACTGAGCCAGATAATCTGTTTCCTGAGGCCCTGAAAATTTTCAAAGCCAATAAGGGAATTCGCCTGATTACCTTCGGCCATACTCACACGCCAGCTCAGTCTCGATGGCATATGAATCTATTTGTCAATACGGGCACCTGGATTCCTATTATCGAAAACTCGTCTGCGGCCATTCGCTTCGACCGGACGTTCACGTTCCTGCATATCCCTATGACTCCTGCTGTTAACTGGGATGCCTTACTACTTGAGCGGTGGAACGACGATGCTTTACGGACTGAGCCTATGACGCTGATCAATAAACGTTAA
- a CDS encoding GMC family oxidoreductase N-terminal domain-containing protein: MAPLFTATGYTASDPLDYVSRPTRLIIIISVTAAMISLLLYWITNRFPISPTPWLLSVIVGLCTCILAPMVLMLRKASSIIQYLLVFLPLYVLSLYSNVHNINNPLTVSAAPISTIKLLPLQFFITISIDAFLIGPVCLWLARLIVSIINPVTPPSPATMPEEWSYERVDKPKRDAGFWILRLLGIGYLAYLGLLLVGAFAPSLFKFPGIGDLFATTYRNPFLALCTMAKISLMIRMAFIGAYNKRLRFYTTLVLCIGHAVSVFCSFLFYVLGTSTGPDHDFLLLSGITDLVMVIAFIWILISSGKAINKQTFDKIRANTKAQRLLSIPATLLNWAFWGIGILALLMIGVAFYLRFHGYPNTPLRAIFHGPDPTLGNAVTMYTAIIVLCFLMVKNERLSYYLIGTLLRGYFIRIAGALIWLTVANVAIETETGQIIDIQSWFTFSLILVLFLFIMLLAFRKLFYEIEYTITSFRPSSAQNVLAIHQALFPEGPEDSGDILQAIDRYAGTIRGRKRGLLNFPFWLIENVLSVTWAFRPPFSTMSNDEQLYYLRHYLIRPASERQRSLIPAYADLTTQLSIAAHSMVMFAAYSNLKKHNRIGYIAPGARDRLQPEVPTGPPPFARIAPLPKHPNDPLNYQPLSKKPIPPKPAARLSTPVHEDPLPTEVDYIIIGSGPAGSVMAYRLIRANPTARILMIDRGNRYSPLQDFNDREIEMMAKVYKEGGLQQTKRADMSILQAECVGGGSVINNAVCYKLPARVKTVWKKEYGIPLDSLDHEYQQIARELGITRIGSNGVNTKVAHRFRKGVSAYNRTAPPNEQLQYPTLANINGANVAGDGLWNLGNKYLRKRSMLETYIPWAEARGVSVASNTTAVRFMSKQGRATSVVLQTASGRLHEVMVNKAVVVAAGTIASSHFLTQSEVKGSVGLGMSCNFALPVAFKFDEPIQAFDGEQITMGAISANDQMVFETYFNPPSTFGLSLPFYFGRYQALMDDYTYLLNFGVLVGSESNGKILSKADLLNGKGFSWELGCKDQDNIRYALTTLLKIGQGAGAKQVVVPLQPGLMFDVNGENVATFSRLIQGYDLMSAGKIMLNTAHPQGGNLMAGQTASAAIRAKRVVDETFRVEGFSNVFVADASVFPTSMNLNPQWTIMAMSSLASKHVLTV, from the coding sequence ATGGCACCACTTTTTACCGCAACGGGGTATACGGCCTCAGATCCGCTCGATTATGTTTCCCGGCCTACCAGATTGATCATCATCATAAGTGTTACAGCCGCAATGATCTCGCTGTTGCTTTATTGGATCACCAACCGATTTCCAATCTCGCCGACTCCCTGGTTGCTGAGTGTCATTGTGGGTCTCTGTACATGCATCTTGGCACCAATGGTACTTATGCTGCGTAAGGCCAGTTCCATCATTCAATACCTGCTCGTTTTTTTGCCCTTATATGTGCTGTCTTTATACTCCAATGTTCATAATATCAATAATCCGCTGACTGTTTCAGCAGCACCAATCAGCACCATTAAGTTATTACCGCTGCAATTTTTCATTACTATATCCATTGACGCTTTTCTGATTGGGCCTGTTTGTCTGTGGCTGGCACGCCTTATCGTGTCGATAATCAATCCAGTTACGCCCCCCTCTCCAGCTACAATGCCCGAAGAATGGAGTTATGAGCGGGTAGACAAACCCAAAAGAGATGCCGGTTTCTGGATTCTGCGCTTATTAGGTATTGGGTATTTAGCCTATCTGGGCTTGTTACTCGTCGGGGCATTTGCCCCTTCGTTATTTAAATTTCCGGGAATTGGCGACCTTTTTGCTACCACCTATCGAAATCCGTTTCTGGCCCTCTGTACGATGGCGAAGATCTCATTGATGATCCGAATGGCGTTCATAGGCGCTTACAACAAGAGACTGCGTTTTTATACTACACTCGTACTTTGTATTGGCCATGCTGTGTCGGTATTCTGCTCGTTCCTGTTCTACGTGCTCGGTACCTCTACGGGGCCTGATCATGATTTTCTGCTACTATCGGGCATTACGGATTTAGTAATGGTTATCGCTTTTATCTGGATATTAATCAGCTCGGGTAAGGCAATCAATAAACAGACGTTTGATAAGATCAGAGCCAATACGAAAGCGCAACGGCTGCTCTCAATACCAGCTACATTATTGAACTGGGCATTCTGGGGCATTGGCATCCTGGCCTTGCTGATGATCGGAGTAGCATTTTATCTACGCTTTCATGGATACCCAAACACACCTCTGAGAGCCATTTTTCATGGCCCCGACCCGACCCTGGGAAATGCCGTTACGATGTATACGGCCATTATTGTCTTATGTTTTCTAATGGTAAAAAACGAGCGTCTTAGCTACTATCTGATTGGGACGTTGTTAAGGGGATATTTTATCAGGATTGCAGGCGCGTTGATCTGGCTCACGGTGGCCAATGTGGCCATCGAAACAGAAACGGGCCAGATCATTGATATACAATCCTGGTTTACGTTTAGCCTGATCCTGGTTCTGTTTCTGTTTATTATGCTACTCGCCTTTCGAAAGCTTTTTTATGAAATAGAATACACCATTACTTCGTTTCGGCCTTCTAGTGCTCAGAATGTACTGGCCATTCATCAGGCACTTTTTCCTGAAGGGCCAGAAGACAGTGGTGACATCTTGCAGGCAATTGATCGGTATGCCGGTACAATTCGGGGGCGTAAGCGGGGATTACTCAATTTCCCATTCTGGCTCATCGAAAATGTACTGAGTGTTACGTGGGCGTTCAGGCCCCCTTTCTCAACGATGTCGAACGATGAACAACTTTATTACCTACGCCATTACCTCATTCGACCAGCTTCCGAACGGCAGCGTTCACTAATCCCTGCTTATGCTGACCTGACCACGCAACTTAGCATAGCCGCTCATTCGATGGTAATGTTTGCGGCCTATTCCAATCTGAAAAAGCATAATCGGATCGGTTACATAGCACCGGGCGCCAGAGATCGGCTGCAACCGGAAGTACCAACAGGCCCACCACCATTTGCGCGGATTGCGCCCTTACCCAAACATCCCAACGACCCGCTTAACTATCAGCCTCTTTCGAAGAAGCCAATTCCTCCAAAACCAGCGGCCCGCTTGTCGACGCCCGTTCATGAAGACCCTCTGCCTACGGAGGTAGATTATATTATCATCGGATCGGGACCAGCAGGTTCAGTAATGGCATATCGGCTCATCCGGGCAAATCCAACTGCACGCATTCTGATGATTGACCGGGGGAATCGTTATTCGCCCCTTCAGGATTTTAACGACCGGGAAATCGAGATGATGGCTAAGGTGTATAAAGAAGGAGGCCTTCAACAGACGAAGCGTGCCGACATGTCTATTTTGCAGGCCGAGTGTGTAGGCGGGGGAAGCGTTATTAATAATGCCGTTTGTTATAAATTACCAGCGCGGGTAAAAACAGTTTGGAAAAAGGAATACGGAATACCCCTTGACAGCCTGGATCATGAATATCAGCAAATTGCCCGAGAACTAGGCATTACCAGGATCGGAAGCAATGGCGTCAATACAAAAGTAGCTCACCGATTCAGAAAAGGAGTTAGTGCCTATAATAGAACAGCCCCCCCGAATGAGCAGTTACAATACCCTACCCTAGCCAACATAAACGGGGCTAATGTTGCGGGTGACGGACTATGGAATCTGGGAAACAAATACCTACGAAAGCGCTCGATGCTGGAAACGTATATTCCCTGGGCCGAAGCCAGAGGAGTATCGGTAGCCTCCAATACAACCGCCGTTCGGTTTATGAGTAAACAGGGTCGGGCTACCAGTGTTGTGCTACAAACGGCATCCGGCCGCTTGCACGAGGTAATGGTAAACAAAGCGGTTGTGGTAGCAGCCGGAACAATTGCCAGCAGCCATTTTCTGACACAGAGCGAAGTAAAAGGTTCGGTAGGGCTGGGAATGAGCTGCAATTTTGCGTTGCCCGTAGCTTTTAAATTCGACGAACCCATCCAGGCTTTTGATGGCGAACAGATTACGATGGGAGCCATCAGTGCCAACGATCAGATGGTTTTTGAAACCTACTTTAACCCACCCAGTACCTTCGGTCTATCGCTTCCGTTCTATTTTGGTCGCTATCAGGCTTTAATGGATGACTATACGTATCTGTTAAATTTTGGGGTTCTGGTAGGGTCCGAATCGAACGGGAAGATTCTAAGTAAAGCCGATTTACTCAACGGTAAAGGATTTTCCTGGGAATTGGGCTGTAAGGATCAGGATAATATTCGGTACGCTTTGACAACTTTACTCAAAATTGGCCAGGGTGCTGGCGCCAAACAGGTTGTTGTTCCGCTCCAGCCTGGGCTTATGTTCGATGTTAATGGTGAGAACGTAGCCACGTTTAGCCGCCTTATTCAGGGATACGACTTAATGTCGGCCGGCAAAATAATGCTGAATACGGCACACCCACAGGGCGGAAATCTGATGGCTGGCCAAACTGCTTCGGCGGCTATTCGGGCCAAACGTGTTGTCGATGAAACGTTCCGTGTGGAGGGTTTCTCCAATGTTTTTGTGGCCGATGCGTCTGTATTTCCAACCAGTATGAATCTTAATCCGCAGTGGACAATTATGGCCATGAGTTCGCTGGCTTCCAAACATGTACTTACGGTATAA
- a CDS encoding sensor histidine kinase, which yields MQKQVYYLQCFLLILLTISNESGLRAQQTNPIFDVDRKTERLTFQQGLFSFQDTSEHITADQLVRQPDRYPFKAVASPVPVVGPKPVWVKFSIRNRDNRTLPVWIELDYPYLDQLSSYVVHQNHLTALSPPLSWRTPFASRPVDNRDFILPINLPPQQEYTVYLRIQRDFGPLNVSIKGWRPRDFLRFDRQEEMFWGGVVGWTLAATCLSLFLFLARQGLIYGLYCFYALCNMGAVLTNDGLFGRYYLMTDYVGGDRVRNWFILIAMGSCFLFVRSLLNAKAYLPPLLNRICLVAIKVWAAFAILVPILEQWLYRTLPTEAFKSWIIIELYIGIAIVGVLLNLLTSTLGYALFQKNVRGNVWLYLIAVSPFMFITVGWFITVILPVSTFGFVQIKPVAVSIVFETTVLLLGLTYRFKTYHDERERLLREQNQLALRTQLAERERLARDLHDHIGPDMVSLKLQLEAALDDNTDTLIGKTLSRVITQADRIVADVRQVSHALMPTDLQQQGLVASLYDYVSQLNGRVNEPEISFTHILTEPLPEFIQQPLLQIAKELINNALKHAEATIIDIELYQTGQTLCLNVSDNGCGYNPNQLSQKSTGIGLRNVRTVVHQLHGKLTIDEKPTGGMVHQIILKSH from the coding sequence ATGCAAAAACAGGTCTACTACCTACAGTGCTTTTTGCTTATTTTATTAACTATTTCCAACGAAAGCGGGCTTAGAGCACAACAGACTAACCCCATTTTTGACGTAGACCGAAAAACGGAGCGCTTGACGTTTCAACAAGGCTTGTTCTCCTTTCAGGATACATCAGAACACATTACTGCCGATCAATTAGTAAGGCAGCCTGATCGGTATCCATTTAAAGCCGTTGCTTCGCCCGTACCTGTGGTCGGACCAAAACCTGTTTGGGTCAAATTTTCCATCCGTAATCGGGACAATCGGACGTTGCCTGTCTGGATTGAGCTTGATTACCCATACCTCGACCAGCTCAGCAGCTACGTAGTCCATCAGAATCACCTGACAGCGCTTAGCCCTCCTTTAAGCTGGCGAACACCTTTTGCCTCTCGTCCGGTCGACAACCGCGATTTTATCTTACCAATCAACCTGCCCCCCCAACAGGAATACACGGTTTACCTGCGAATCCAGCGGGATTTTGGTCCGTTAAACGTTTCGATTAAGGGTTGGCGGCCAAGAGATTTTCTACGATTCGACCGACAGGAAGAGATGTTCTGGGGTGGCGTTGTTGGATGGACCCTGGCGGCTACTTGTTTAAGCCTTTTCCTTTTTTTAGCCAGACAGGGGTTAATCTATGGACTCTACTGCTTTTACGCTCTCTGCAACATGGGAGCGGTATTGACCAATGACGGACTCTTTGGCCGTTATTACCTGATGACTGACTATGTAGGGGGCGATCGGGTACGGAACTGGTTTATTCTGATCGCTATGGGTTCCTGCTTTCTGTTTGTTCGCTCGCTGCTGAATGCCAAAGCGTATTTACCTCCTCTCCTGAATCGTATTTGCCTGGTAGCCATTAAGGTATGGGCGGCTTTTGCCATACTTGTACCTATACTGGAGCAGTGGCTTTATCGAACTCTACCGACCGAGGCCTTTAAGTCCTGGATTATAATTGAGCTATATATTGGAATAGCCATTGTAGGCGTATTATTAAATTTATTGACGTCAACGTTAGGCTACGCTCTGTTTCAGAAAAACGTGCGGGGGAACGTATGGTTATATCTGATTGCAGTCAGTCCCTTTATGTTTATAACCGTAGGCTGGTTCATAACGGTGATTCTGCCGGTATCTACGTTTGGGTTTGTTCAGATAAAACCAGTTGCCGTTTCTATTGTCTTTGAAACGACGGTACTCCTTTTAGGGCTAACTTATCGGTTCAAAACGTATCATGATGAACGTGAGCGACTGCTGCGCGAGCAAAACCAATTGGCTCTTCGTACCCAACTCGCCGAACGCGAGCGGCTGGCCCGTGATCTGCACGATCATATTGGCCCCGATATGGTATCTCTGAAACTACAACTGGAAGCCGCTCTCGATGACAATACAGATACGTTGATCGGCAAAACGCTAAGCCGGGTTATCACCCAGGCCGACAGAATTGTTGCCGATGTGAGGCAGGTGTCGCATGCGCTTATGCCAACCGATCTGCAACAACAGGGGCTAGTGGCTAGTCTGTATGATTATGTTTCGCAACTCAATGGGAGAGTGAATGAGCCCGAAATCAGTTTCACGCATATACTCACCGAACCGCTGCCAGAGTTCATCCAGCAGCCGCTGCTCCAAATCGCCAAAGAACTGATAAACAATGCCTTGAAGCATGCCGAAGCTACGATTATTGATATCGAATTATACCAGACCGGTCAAACACTTTGTCTTAACGTATCCGATAATGGTTGCGGCTACAACCCGAATCAACTCAGTCAGAAATCGACAGGCATAGGCCTTCGTAACGTTCGGACGGTAGTTCATCAATTGCATGGTAAGCTGACGATTGATGAAAAACCGACTGGCGGAATGGTACATCAGATTATCCTTAAAAGTCATTAG
- a CDS encoding response regulator, translating into MLPTRILIADDHQLFLDGLHSLLDRIDGCEVIGEAGTGEEVLVILAQTPVDCVLLDVQMPALNGIETTKRIKKQFPGVRILAVSMDNDYGTVRAMLRAGADGYLIKNVGKAELVKALEAVGHGEIYVSPELTPVLFHGLANRKPPTLSYVETLTQRERDVLKLIVDGLTNEQIAKKLFLSPLTVKTHRSNMLSKLNCTNTAALVKYAVDNNLLNRAPK; encoded by the coding sequence ATGCTGCCCACACGTATACTCATTGCCGACGATCACCAACTATTTTTAGACGGTTTGCATAGCCTGCTTGACCGCATTGATGGCTGTGAAGTTATTGGAGAAGCAGGTACTGGCGAAGAAGTGCTGGTTATACTAGCCCAAACCCCTGTTGATTGCGTCCTGCTGGATGTACAAATGCCCGCCCTGAATGGCATTGAGACCACCAAACGGATCAAAAAACAGTTTCCTGGCGTACGGATACTGGCCGTTAGTATGGACAATGATTATGGCACCGTAAGAGCCATGCTTCGTGCCGGTGCCGATGGTTACCTGATTAAAAATGTGGGCAAGGCCGAGTTGGTAAAAGCTCTGGAAGCTGTTGGACATGGCGAAATTTATGTAAGCCCTGAGCTAACGCCTGTTCTGTTTCATGGACTGGCCAATCGTAAGCCCCCAACGCTTTCCTACGTCGAGACACTTACTCAACGGGAGCGAGATGTACTGAAGCTGATTGTGGACGGGCTAACCAATGAACAGATCGCTAAAAAGCTATTTCTGAGCCCGTTGACCGTTAAAACGCACCGTTCCAATATGCTCAGTAAACTTAACTGCACAAACACAGCTGCGCTGGTTAAATACGCTGTAGACAATAACCTGCTGAATAGAGCACCGAAATAA